In Candidatus Cloacimonadota bacterium, the DNA window AAATATCAAACCGCTCTTTTGTATCCTTCCATAAAGATTTGAGATTATTCAATTAATCGCTCCTGTAAGTTTTCTTTAATATCAATTATCGATTTTCCAGACAATTCTTATCTTATTTGAATGAGATGGAAAACCCATTGCTAATTTCTGCAATTTGACCAAGATTTTAATTTTTTCTTCAAAAGGAAGTTTCGCCAGATTTTTATGATATTCTTTTTTTGCCTTAAAAAGTTCCTGGATATTTGAAAAGGAAGGATATTTATTATTCATTAGATGAATCGATAAATCTATTATATTTTTCTTCTAAATCATATTTTTTCAGGATATTTTGGAGAAGATTTTGATCTGTTTTTGTCTGTTCTAAAAATTTGATAATTCTTTCCTTGTCTTTTTGCCTGAAAGTTTGGATCATAATGGCGATGGAATATTCAGGTTTTAAAGCATTTATCGAAATATTTTGATATTCAACTTCGACAGATTGTTCGACTGCTTCTTGAACAAGTTTGTTATAAACAGGAATGAATTGAACCGGTATTTCATTGATTATAATATGTTCTCTCTCGAATTTATAACCTTTTTCCTCACAAAATTTATATATTGGGGAAATATCAATTAATCCTTTTTCTTCTTTTTCAGGAATATATAAAATATCTAAATCGTAGGTTAGAACAGGCTCGATATAAATAATCGCAGCAATTCCTCCACCTACAGCATATTTCCTGATTATACCTTCTTTTTGGAGTTCGTTTATAACTTCTATCGTTTTTTTCATATTTATTTAAAATTAATTATTCTTCATCCGCAATATTTGTATTTATATAATCTACAATTTCAGTCGTTGTTGTTCCGGGAGTAAATATTTTTTTCACACCGATTTTTAGAAGTTTTTGAATATCTTCTTTTGGTATGATTCCACCCCCGATAACTTGAATATGTTCCGCTTTTTTTTCTTTTAATAATCCAATAATTCTTGGAAAAATTGTCATGTGAGCACCGGAAAGAATTGAAAGTCCGATAATATCCACATCTTCCTGAATTGCGGCTGCGACTATACTTTCCGAAAGTTGATGTAAACCAGTATAAATCACTTCAAATCCGGCATCTCGCAAAGCAGCCGCGATGACTTTTGCACCTCTATCGTGTCCGTCCAGTCCCGGTTTTCCGATTAAAATTCTTATCTTTTTGTTCATATTAAAACTCCTATTGATTGTTAATTCCAGAGTCTGTTAATTCCATATTTATCGAATAATTTTTCCTTACTGATAATTGGAATTTGCTCAATCAGACTTTGAGCAATGATCAACCGATCAAAAGGATCACGATGATAAAAGGGAAGATTGACAATTTTATTTAAATGCGATAATTCGATCGGTAGTAAATCAATATCATTAATCTTTAATTGATTAGGAATTAAATCTGGAAATAATTTTTTTATCTTTAACTTCCCAATACTTACTTTTAAAGCGAGTTCCCAAATGCTTGCCATACTTATTAGTCGTTCGTTATTTACATTTTCAATAAAAATTTTTGCCGAATTTGGAAGTTTTGGATCATCAGATGCAAACCAAAGAAAAGCGTGGGTATCGAGTAGGATTCTCATTACATATAATCCTTGAAATCATCTAATGGTTCATCAAAATCGTCCATTATTTGAAACAAACCTTTTGCACTTCCTGGTCTAATTCTTTTTATCTTATCAGTTTTTTTTGCTCGAATCGATGACATTTTAATAATCGGTTTTCTATTTTTTGTGATAAGAATTTCTTCACCAATCAAAACTTCGTCTATAAGTTTTGGAAAGATTTTTTTTGCTTCGTTTAAACTAACTTGATGCATTTTTCCTCCTTGCTTCTCTAAAAAATAATGGGTTCTTTATAAGTCCCGAAAACTTCCTTCAAAGTAGTACACATTTCCCCGAGAGTTGCATATTCTCTCACACAATCGATAATTCTCGGCATTAAATTCTCTCCATTTTCTGCTGCATCTCGTAATGATTTTAATGTTGCTATTACTTTGGAATTATTTCTTTCTTCCTTCACTTTTTTAAGAGATTTCTTCTGATCGATTTCAACTTCTTTCGGAATTTTCAGAAGTTCGATATCGATTTTTTCATCTTCTTCATTAAAAAGATTCACTCCAATATGGAATTTTTCCTTTTTCTCCAGAGATTTCTGGTATTCGTAAGCACTTCGTGAAATTTCTCTTTGGAAAAATCCTTTTTCAATTGCCGGAACTACTCCACCCAAAGTTTCGATTTTCTCAAAATAATCTAATGCTTGTTTTTCCATTTCATCTGTTAAAGATTCGATATAATATGATCCGCCAAGAGGATCTATCGTATTTGGAACACCTGTTTCATAAGCGATCAATTGCTGAGTTCGAAGAGCGATTTTTACTGCTTTTTCGGTTGGAAGGGCAAAAGTCTCATCCATTGAATTTGTATGCAGAGATTGAGTTCCACCCAAAACTGCAGACAATGCCTGGAAAGCAGTTCTGATGATATTGTTCTCCGGTTGTTGAGCGGTTAGACTGCAGCCAGCGGTTTGAGTATGGAATCTGACGAGGAAAGATTTCGGATCTTTTGCGTGATATTTGTCCTTCATTAGTTTTGCCCAGATCCGTCTCGCAGCTCGATATTTGGCAATTTCCTCAAAGAAATCCATGTGAGCATTGAAAAAGAATGATAATCGAGGAGCGAATGTATCGACCGGAAGTCCGGCTTTGATTCCGTAATCGACATAAGTGTAACCGTTAGCGAGAGTGAACGCAAGCTCTTGAACAGCAGTCGAGCCTGCCTCACGAATATGATAACCGGAAATCGAGATAGTATTCCACCTGGGAACATTTTCGGAGCAATATTCGAGAATATCGGTGATGATCCGCAAAGATGGTTCCGGCGGATAGATCCAGGTTTTCTGTGCTTGATATTCTTTGAGCATATCGTTCTGGATGGTTCCGGTCAGGACATCTCTCGGAACTCCCTGTTTTTCTCCGACAACGATATACATTGCCAGCAGCATTGCAGCCGGAGGATTGATGGTCATGGAAGTTGATATCTTATCAAGCGGAATTCCATCGAAAAGTATTTCCATATCGTGAAGAGTATCGATGGCAACACCGCATTTCCCAACTTCTCCTTCAGCAAACGGATCGTCGGAATCTCGACCATAAAGTGTCGGGAAATCAAAAGCAACGGAAAGTCCGGTTTGTCCGTGTTTGAGAAGATATTTATAGCGGTTGTTCGTATCTTTTGGAGTTCCGAAACCGGAAAACTGCCGCATCGTCCAGAGTCTGCCGCGATACATATTCGGCTGAACTCCGCGTGTGAATGGATATTCTCCAGGGTAATTCAAGTCTTTGTCATAATCGAAATCTTTGAT includes these proteins:
- a CDS encoding cobalamin B12-binding domain-containing protein; amino-acid sequence: MNKKIRILIGKPGLDGHDRGAKVIAAALRDAGFEVIYTGLHQLSESIVAAAIQEDVDIIGLSILSGAHMTIFPRIIGLLKEKKAEHIQVIGGGIIPKEDIQKLLKIGVKKIFTPGTTTTEIVDYINTNIADEE
- a CDS encoding type II toxin-antitoxin system VapC family toxin, which translates into the protein MRILLDTHAFLWFASDDPKLPNSAKIFIENVNNERLISMASIWELALKVSIGKLKIKKLFPDLIPNQLKINDIDLLPIELSHLNKIVNLPFYHRDPFDRLIIAQSLIEQIPIISKEKLFDKYGINRLWN
- a CDS encoding DUF2281 domain-containing protein, which codes for MHQVSLNEAKKIFPKLIDEVLIGEEILITKNRKPIIKMSSIRAKKTDKIKRIRPGSAKGLFQIMDDFDEPLDDFKDYM
- a CDS encoding methylmalonyl-CoA mutase produces the protein MSKKTWQEKYNKRKERDLDFSNLSKTKIDPLYTPENIKDFDYDKDLNYPGEYPFTRGVQPNMYRGRLWTMRQFSGFGTPKDTNNRYKYLLKHGQTGLSVAFDFPTLYGRDSDDPFAEGEVGKCGVAIDTLHDMEILFDGIPLDKISTSMTINPPAAMLLAMYIVVGEKQGVPRDVLTGTIQNDMLKEYQAQKTWIYPPEPSLRIITDILEYCSENVPRWNTISISGYHIREAGSTAVQELAFTLANGYTYVDYGIKAGLPVDTFAPRLSFFFNAHMDFFEEIAKYRAARRIWAKLMKDKYHAKDPKSFLVRFHTQTAGCSLTAQQPENNIIRTAFQALSAVLGGTQSLHTNSMDETFALPTEKAVKIALRTQQLIAYETGVPNTIDPLGGSYYIESLTDEMEKQALDYFEKIETLGGVVPAIEKGFFQREISRSAYEYQKSLEKKEKFHIGVNLFNEEDEKIDIELLKIPKEVEIDQKKSLKKVKEERNNSKVIATLKSLRDAAENGENLMPRIIDCVREYATLGEMCTTLKEVFGTYKEPIIF